The Novosphingobium kaempferiae genome includes a window with the following:
- a CDS encoding Fic family protein, which translates to MRWNWQLPDWPNFGFDPSRLRVAEERFLKGSGVVVGTMHHLDEHARQGIVIELISREMVESSAIEGELLDRASVQSSIARQLGLIADKRRSNPAEAGAAELMADLYRRYAVPLSDELLFDWHRMLMNGRRDLADIGAYRTHADPMQIVSGALHAPRVHFEAPPSDSVPLEMARFVAWFNDSSPKGDAPFPAITRAAIAHLWFETIHPFEDGNGRLGRAIAEKALAQSLEAPTLTALAATIHRRRKAYYAELQRASQSNRIDAWMTWFADIVLEAQASTIESIGFLIEKTRLLDRLKDRINPRQEKALIRMMAEGPNGFAGGLSARNYRTITDAASATATRDLAELVELGALERIGERRYARYHLKIPAAANSIIVPGAKA; encoded by the coding sequence ATGCGTTGGAACTGGCAGCTTCCCGACTGGCCGAATTTTGGCTTCGACCCAAGCCGCCTGCGGGTTGCCGAGGAACGCTTCCTGAAAGGTTCGGGCGTGGTTGTCGGGACCATGCATCATCTCGATGAGCATGCCCGGCAAGGAATCGTGATCGAACTGATATCTCGCGAAATGGTGGAAAGTTCTGCCATCGAGGGAGAGCTTCTGGATCGCGCCAGCGTGCAGTCTTCAATTGCCCGCCAACTCGGGCTGATTGCGGACAAGCGCCGCTCCAATCCTGCCGAAGCGGGTGCGGCGGAACTCATGGCCGACTTGTATCGTCGCTATGCGGTTCCACTCAGCGATGAACTGCTGTTCGATTGGCATCGCATGCTGATGAACGGGCGCCGCGATCTTGCGGATATCGGTGCGTATCGCACACATGCCGATCCCATGCAGATCGTGTCCGGTGCGCTACATGCGCCACGGGTCCATTTCGAGGCCCCACCTTCCGATAGCGTACCGCTGGAAATGGCGCGGTTCGTCGCATGGTTCAACGACAGCTCTCCAAAGGGCGACGCGCCTTTTCCGGCCATCACGCGCGCGGCGATCGCACATCTGTGGTTCGAGACGATACACCCGTTCGAAGACGGTAATGGGCGCCTCGGGCGCGCGATTGCCGAAAAAGCGCTCGCGCAGAGCCTGGAAGCGCCGACATTGACGGCGCTGGCAGCAACAATTCATCGGCGCAGGAAGGCCTATTACGCCGAATTGCAGCGCGCCAGCCAGAGCAACCGGATCGATGCGTGGATGACATGGTTCGCCGACATCGTGCTGGAAGCGCAGGCCTCCACCATCGAGAGCATCGGCTTCCTGATCGAAAAGACCCGCTTGCTCGACCGGCTCAAGGACAGGATCAACCCGCGGCAGGAGAAGGCTCTGATCCGCATGATGGCAGAAGGGCCGAACGGTTTCGCGGGTGGCCTCAGCGCGCGAAACTACCGCACGATCACCGATGCGGCCTCAGCCACGGCGACCCGCGACCTGGCCGAGCTTGTCGAACTGGGCGCACTGGAGAGGATCGGCGAACGGCGATATGCGCGCTATCATCTGAAAATCCCGGCCGCCGCGAATTCAATCATCGTTCCGGGTGCAAAGGCCTGA